In the genome of Rhizobium rhizogenes, one region contains:
- the typA gene encoding translational GTPase TypA: MALRNIAIIAHVDHGKTTLVDELLKQSGSFRENQRVMERVMDSNDIEKERGITILAKATSIEWKDTRINIVDTPGHADFGGEVERILSMVDGAIVLVDAAEGPMPQTKFVVGKALKVGLRPIVAINKIDRPDARHEEVVNEVFDLFAALDATDEQLDFPILYGSGRSGWMNVNPEGPTDEGLAPLLDLVVKHVPEPKVEEGPFRMIGTILEANNFLGRIITGRIASGSIKPNQAVKVLGQDGKLIENGRISKILAFRGIERTSIEEAHAGDIVAIAGLSKGTVADTFCDPAVMEPMQAQPIDPPTVTMSFIVNDSPLAGTEGDKVTSRVIRDRLFKEAEGNVALKIEESADKDSFFVSGRGELQLAVLIENMRREGFELAVSRPRVVMHKDENGQLMEPVEEVVIDVDEEHSGVVVQKMSERKAEMVELRPSGGNRVRLVFFAPTRGLIGYQSELLTDTRGTAVMNRLFHDYQPYKGEIGGRVNGVLLSNESGEAVAYALFNLEDRGPMIIDAGEKVYAGMIIGIHSRDNDLDVNVLKGKKLTNIRAAGKDEAVKLTPPIKFTLERALSWIQDDELVEVTPKSIRLRKLYLDPNDRKRFEKAKLAAS, encoded by the coding sequence ATGGCACTTCGCAACATCGCGATCATCGCGCACGTTGACCATGGAAAAACGACGCTTGTTGACGAGCTTCTGAAGCAATCCGGTTCGTTCCGTGAAAACCAGCGCGTGATGGAACGCGTGATGGATTCCAACGACATCGAAAAAGAGCGCGGCATCACCATTCTCGCCAAGGCGACCTCGATCGAGTGGAAAGATACCCGCATCAACATCGTCGACACCCCCGGCCACGCCGACTTCGGCGGTGAAGTCGAGCGTATCCTGTCGATGGTGGATGGCGCCATTGTTCTCGTCGACGCTGCCGAAGGCCCGATGCCGCAGACCAAGTTCGTGGTCGGCAAGGCGCTGAAGGTTGGTCTTCGCCCGATCGTTGCCATCAACAAGATCGACCGTCCGGATGCCCGCCACGAGGAAGTCGTCAACGAGGTGTTCGACCTCTTCGCGGCTCTCGACGCCACCGACGAGCAGCTCGACTTCCCGATCCTTTACGGTTCCGGCCGCTCCGGCTGGATGAACGTCAATCCGGAAGGCCCGACCGATGAGGGTCTTGCGCCGCTTCTCGATCTCGTCGTCAAGCACGTGCCCGAGCCCAAGGTCGAAGAAGGCCCGTTCCGCATGATCGGCACGATCCTCGAAGCCAACAACTTCCTCGGCCGCATCATCACCGGCCGTATCGCTTCCGGTTCGATCAAGCCGAACCAGGCGGTCAAGGTTCTCGGCCAGGACGGCAAGCTGATCGAAAACGGTCGTATCTCGAAGATCCTCGCTTTCCGCGGCATTGAGCGCACCTCCATCGAGGAAGCCCATGCGGGCGATATCGTCGCCATCGCCGGTCTCTCCAAGGGCACCGTCGCCGATACTTTCTGCGATCCTGCCGTCATGGAACCCATGCAGGCGCAGCCGATCGATCCGCCGACCGTCACCATGTCCTTCATCGTCAACGATTCGCCGCTCGCCGGCACCGAAGGCGACAAGGTCACGAGCCGCGTCATTCGCGACCGTCTGTTCAAGGAAGCCGAAGGCAACGTTGCGCTGAAGATCGAGGAATCCGCCGACAAGGATTCGTTCTTCGTGTCTGGCCGCGGCGAATTGCAGCTGGCGGTTCTGATCGAAAACATGCGCCGCGAAGGCTTCGAACTTGCCGTGTCGCGTCCGCGCGTTGTCATGCACAAGGATGAAAACGGCCAGCTGATGGAGCCGGTCGAAGAAGTCGTGATCGACGTGGATGAGGAACATTCCGGCGTCGTCGTTCAGAAGATGTCTGAGCGCAAGGCCGAGATGGTCGAGCTTCGTCCTTCGGGCGGCAACCGCGTCCGTCTGGTCTTCTTCGCGCCGACCCGCGGCCTGATCGGTTACCAGTCGGAACTTCTGACCGACACGCGCGGCACGGCCGTGATGAACCGTCTGTTCCACGACTACCAGCCTTACAAGGGTGAGATCGGCGGCCGCGTCAACGGCGTTCTGCTGTCGAACGAGTCGGGCGAAGCCGTTGCCTATGCCCTGTTCAACCTTGAAGATCGCGGCCCGATGATCATCGACGCTGGCGAAAAGGTTTATGCGGGCATGATCATCGGCATTCACAGCCGTGACAACGACCTCGACGTGAACGTGCTGAAGGGCAAGAAGCTGACCAACATCCGCGCCGCCGGCAAGGATGAGGCCGTGAAGCTCACGCCGCCGATCAAGTTCACGCTGGAGCGCGCGCTGTCCTGGATCCAGGATGACGAGCTCGTTGAAGTCACGCCGAAGTCGATCCGTCTTCGCAAGCTCTACCTCGACCCGAATGACCGCAAGCGCTTCGAAAAGGCAAAGCTTGCCGCCAGCTGA